The sequence below is a genomic window from Myxococcus xanthus.
CGCGGAGCTGAAGGAAGTGGCGCGCCGCATCGAGGAAGCGCACCCCGCGCAGCAAGCCGGGCGGAGCGCCGCGGCGGTGTCCCTGGCGGAGACGGTGACGGGCAACGTGCGGCCCACGCTGCTGCTCCTGCAGGGCGCGGTGCTGCTGGTGCTGCTCATCGCATGCGCCAACGTGGCCAACCTGCTGCTCGCCCGGACCGCCACGCGGCAGCAGGAGATTGCCGTCCGCTTCGCACTGGGCGCGAGCCGGGGCCACATCGTGAGGCAGCTCCTGGTGGAGAGCCTGCTGCTGTCGCTGCTGGGCGCGCTGCTGGGCGTGCTCCTGGGCGCCTGGGGTGTGAACACCATGGGCAACCTGGTCCGGGCGTCCTTCCCACTCACCGGGGACCTTCCCCTCAATGGGCGGGTCCTCGGCTTCCTCCTGCTGATATCCGTGGGAAGCGCGCTCACCTTCGGCCTGACACCGGCGCTCCAGGCCACGCGCACGCCGCTGCGCGCCAGCCTCGCCGAGCCAGGGGCCAAGCAGTCTCCGTCGCGCGCGCACCACTACTTTCGCGGCGCGCTCGTCGTGACGGAGGTGGCCCTGTCGTTGGTGCTGCTCGTCGGAGCGGGGCTGCTGCTGCGAGGCTTCGTGACGTTGCTGGGCACCGAGCCCGGGCTGGAGCCGCGCCACGTCCTCACCGCCCACCTGCCCATCACCCCGAACCAGTACCCCCGGGAGGAGGTCGTCGAGCGCCTCTTCCAGCCCATCCTGGAGAAGGCCCGGACGCTCCCGGGCGTGGAGTCCGCGGCGCTCATCTCCCTCCTACCCATCCAGACGGCGTGGACCAGCGGGGACTACGCCGTGGAGGGAGAGCTGCCGGCGGAGCCAGGCAAGACGCTGTTCGCGGAGTTCAGGACGACCAGCCCGGACCTGTTCAAGTCGCTGGGGATACCGTTGCTGGCCGGCCGCGACTTCACCGAGGACGACGGCCGGAGCGCCGAGCAGGTCGTCATCGTCAACCAGGCCCTCGCCCGCCGGCACTTCGCGGGAAGCGAGGCCGTGGGACGCCGGCTGCTCATCGGGGGCCAGCCCGTGGAAATCATCGGCGTGGTGGGAGACGTGCGGCAGGCGGGCCTGGACCAGCAGCCCCTCCCCGAGGTCCACCTCCCCTACAACCATCCGCGCTCCACGCTCTGGTACTTCCAAGCGGTGACGCTGGTGCTCAAGACACGCACGGCGCCCGCTAGCGTGGCGGCCACGCTGCGCGGCGCGGTGCGCGCCGTGGACTCCGAGCAGCCGCTCTACAACATCATGACCATGGAGGAGATCATCCAGCAGTCCGTGGCGGGGCGGCGCCTCAGCCTCACGCTCCTGGGCGCGTTCGCGCTCATCGCCCTGGTGCTGGCCACCGCGGGCCTCTACGGCGTCATCTCCTACCTCGTCTCGCAACGCACCCAGGAGATTGGCATCCGCATGGCGCTTGGGGCGCCTCCGGGCCGGGTGGTGCGGCTGGTCATGGACCAGGGCATGAAGATGGCGGGATTGGGAATCGGCGTGGGGCTCGTCGCCGCCTTCGGACTGTCCCGCTACATGGAAAGCCTGCTGTACGGCGTCAGCGGGACGGACCCACTGACCTTCGGCGTGTTCGCCGTGTTGCTGGGCGGCGTGGCGCTGCTGGCCACCTGGCTGCCCGCGCGCCGCGCCTCCCGCGTGGACCCCATCATCGCCATCCAGAAGCGATGACGGGGCGCTGTCCCTCGCGCCCGGGGTCTCCAGGAGCGAGGGACACGGACGTCCGGCCTCATGACGCTTCGCGCAGCGCTGTCAGCTCCTCCACGTCCTCGGGC
It includes:
- a CDS encoding ABC transporter permease, which produces MARIADGVGDIASDFKFAVRMLRKDPVFTLVAVLCLAFGIGANAAIFSVVDAVLLRPLPYHEPGQLVRLFETTPARDPTWLGSVSWPNYQDWSTQLPSLEGVAAYEFQGRNLMTPEGAERVSVVAATANLFQLLGTSPKLGPGFAPGDDQPGAAPVVVIGEGLWQRRFGADPGLVGRTLTLDGQPHTVVGILPTAVGFPAGARMEVFIPFVPSADRVDNRGSHFLSVLGRLRPGVPPQTLAAELKEVARRIEEAHPAQQAGRSAAAVSLAETVTGNVRPTLLLLQGAVLLVLLIACANVANLLLARTATRQQEIAVRFALGASRGHIVRQLLVESLLLSLLGALLGVLLGAWGVNTMGNLVRASFPLTGDLPLNGRVLGFLLLISVGSALTFGLTPALQATRTPLRASLAEPGAKQSPSRAHHYFRGALVVTEVALSLVLLVGAGLLLRGFVTLLGTEPGLEPRHVLTAHLPITPNQYPREEVVERLFQPILEKARTLPGVESAALISLLPIQTAWTSGDYAVEGELPAEPGKTLFAEFRTTSPDLFKSLGIPLLAGRDFTEDDGRSAEQVVIVNQALARRHFAGSEAVGRRLLIGGQPVEIIGVVGDVRQAGLDQQPLPEVHLPYNHPRSTLWYFQAVTLVLKTRTAPASVAATLRGAVRAVDSEQPLYNIMTMEEIIQQSVAGRRLSLTLLGAFALIALVLATAGLYGVISYLVSQRTQEIGIRMALGAPPGRVVRLVMDQGMKMAGLGIGVGLVAAFGLSRYMESLLYGVSGTDPLTFGVFAVLLGGVALLATWLPARRASRVDPIIAIQKR